The following proteins are encoded in a genomic region of Rattus rattus isolate New Zealand chromosome 2, Rrattus_CSIRO_v1, whole genome shotgun sequence:
- the Doc2a gene encoding double C2-like domain-containing protein alpha isoform X3: MRGRRGDRMTINIQEHMAINVCPGPIRPIRQISDYFPRRGPGPEGGGGGRGCGEAPAHLAPLALAPPAALLGATTPDDGAEVDSYDSDDTTALGTLEFDLLYDQASCMLHCRILRAKGLKPMDFNGLADPYVKLHLLPGACKANKLKTKTQRNTLNPVWNEELTYSGITDDDITHKVLRISVCDEDKLSHNEFIGEIRVPLRRLKPSQKKHFNICLERQVPLPSPSSMSAALRGISCYLKELEQAEQGPGLLEERGRILLSLSYSSRRHGLLVGIVRCAHLAAMDVNGYSDPYVKTYLRPDVDKKSKHKTCVKKKTLNPEFNEEFFYEMELSTLATKTLEVTVWDYDIGKSNDFIGEWRSPPGVREVEERGTDRLACLACSSGGVSLGPGARGEAQKHWRDCLHQPDTAVERWHTLTSELPPAAGALPLA; encoded by the exons ATGAGGGGCCGCAGGGGCGATCGCATGACCATCAACATCCAGGAGCACATGGCCATCAACGTGTGCCCTGGACCCATCAGGCCCATCCGCCAGATCTCCGACTACTTCCCTCGCAGGGGGCCAGGACCAGagggtggcggcggcggcagggGCTGCGGGGAAGCCCCAGCTCATCTGGCCCCTCTGGCTCTGGCCCCCCCTGCGGCTCTCCTTGGGGCCACTACACCCGACGATGGAGCTGAGGTAGACAGCTACGACTCGGATGATACCA CTGCCCTGGGCACGCTGGAATTTGACCTTCTCTATGATCAGGCTTCCTGCATGCTGCACTGTAGAATCCTCAGGGCCAAG GGCCTCAAGCCCATGGATTTCAACGGCCTGGCTGACCCCTATGTAAAGCTGCACCTCCTGCCAGGAGCCTGCAAG GCCAATAAGCTAAAAACCAAGACACAGAGGAACACACTGAACCCAGTGTGGAACGAGGAGCTGACGTACAGTGGAATCACAGATGACGACATCACCCACAAGGTGCTCAG GATCTCGGTCTGTGATGAGGACAAGCTGAGCCACAATGAATTTATTGGGGAGATCCGAGTGCCCCTCCGCCgcctcaagccttcacagaagAAGCATTTTAACATCTGCCTTGAGCGTCAGGTCCCG cttccttcgcCCTCTTCAATGTCTGCGGCGCTGAGGGGCATATCCTGTTACCTGAAGGAG CTAGAGCAGGCAGAGCAGGGACCTGGGCTGTTGGAAGAGCGCGGGCGCATCCTGCTGAGCCTCAGCTACAGCTCTCGGCGGCATGGGCTGCTGGTGGGCATTGTTCGCTGTGCTCACCTGGCTGCAATGGATGTTAACGGCTACTCTGACCCTTATGTGAAGAC GTACTTGAGACCAGACGTGGATAAGAAATCCAAGCATAAGACGTGTGTAAAGAAGAAGACGCTAAACCCGGAATTTAATGAG GAATTCTTCTATGAGATGGAACTCTCCACTCTGGCTACCAAGACCCTGGAAGTCACAGTCTGGGACTACGACATTGGCAAATCCAATGACTTCATAGGTGAGTGGAGGAGTCCACCAGGTGTCAGGGAAGTGGAGGAGAGGGGCACTGACAGGTTGGCCTGCCTTGCCTGTTCTTCAGGTGGTGTGTCTCTGGGGCCAGGAGCCCGGGGAGAGGCCCAGAAACACTGGAGAGACTGTCTACACCAGCCAGACACAGCAGTGGAGCGCTGGCATACCCTGACCAGCGAGCTGCCCCCAGCAGCAGGGGCGTTGCCGTTGGCCTGA
- the Doc2a gene encoding double C2-like domain-containing protein alpha isoform X2 yields the protein MWFPRAAGAGLFIFCRRVPRSLRISKPHPRTPREGQRCCMRGRRGDRMTINIQEHMAINVCPGPIRPIRQISDYFPRRGPGPEGGGGGRGCGEAPAHLAPLALAPPAALLGATTPDDGAEVDSYDSDDTTALGTLEFDLLYDQASCMLHCRILRAKGLKPMDFNGLADPYVKLHLLPGACKANKLKTKTQRNTLNPVWNEELTYSGITDDDITHKVLRISVCDEDKLSHNEFIGEIRVPLRRLKPSQKKHFNICLERQVPLPSPSSMSAALRGISCYLKELEQAEQGPGLLEERGRILLSLSYSSRRHGLLVGIVRCAHLAAMDVNGYSDPYVKTYLRPDVDKKSKHKTCVKKKTLNPEFNEEFFYEMELSTLATKTLEVTVWDYDIGKSNDFIGGVSLGPGARGEAQKHWRDCLHQPDTAVERWHTLTSELPPAAGALPLA from the exons ATGTGGTTTcccagagcagcaggagcaggtcTCTTCATCTTTTGCCGGCGGGTCCCTAGGTCACTGCGGATCTCTAAGCCACACCCACGGACACCCAGGGAGGG CCAGAGGTGCTGCATGAGGGGCCGCAGGGGCGATCGCATGACCATCAACATCCAGGAGCACATGGCCATCAACGTGTGCCCTGGACCCATCAGGCCCATCCGCCAGATCTCCGACTACTTCCCTCGCAGGGGGCCAGGACCAGagggtggcggcggcggcagggGCTGCGGGGAAGCCCCAGCTCATCTGGCCCCTCTGGCTCTGGCCCCCCCTGCGGCTCTCCTTGGGGCCACTACACCCGACGATGGAGCTGAGGTAGACAGCTACGACTCGGATGATACCA CTGCCCTGGGCACGCTGGAATTTGACCTTCTCTATGATCAGGCTTCCTGCATGCTGCACTGTAGAATCCTCAGGGCCAAG GGCCTCAAGCCCATGGATTTCAACGGCCTGGCTGACCCCTATGTAAAGCTGCACCTCCTGCCAGGAGCCTGCAAG GCCAATAAGCTAAAAACCAAGACACAGAGGAACACACTGAACCCAGTGTGGAACGAGGAGCTGACGTACAGTGGAATCACAGATGACGACATCACCCACAAGGTGCTCAG GATCTCGGTCTGTGATGAGGACAAGCTGAGCCACAATGAATTTATTGGGGAGATCCGAGTGCCCCTCCGCCgcctcaagccttcacagaagAAGCATTTTAACATCTGCCTTGAGCGTCAGGTCCCG cttccttcgcCCTCTTCAATGTCTGCGGCGCTGAGGGGCATATCCTGTTACCTGAAGGAG CTAGAGCAGGCAGAGCAGGGACCTGGGCTGTTGGAAGAGCGCGGGCGCATCCTGCTGAGCCTCAGCTACAGCTCTCGGCGGCATGGGCTGCTGGTGGGCATTGTTCGCTGTGCTCACCTGGCTGCAATGGATGTTAACGGCTACTCTGACCCTTATGTGAAGAC GTACTTGAGACCAGACGTGGATAAGAAATCCAAGCATAAGACGTGTGTAAAGAAGAAGACGCTAAACCCGGAATTTAATGAG GAATTCTTCTATGAGATGGAACTCTCCACTCTGGCTACCAAGACCCTGGAAGTCACAGTCTGGGACTACGACATTGGCAAATCCAATGACTTCATAG GTGGTGTGTCTCTGGGGCCAGGAGCCCGGGGAGAGGCCCAGAAACACTGGAGAGACTGTCTACACCAGCCAGACACAGCAGTGGAGCGCTGGCATACCCTGACCAGCGAGCTGCCCCCAGCAGCAGGGGCGTTGCCGTTGGCCTGA
- the Doc2a gene encoding double C2-like domain-containing protein alpha isoform X4 codes for MRGRRGDRMTINIQEHMAINVCPGPIRPIRQISDYFPRRGPGPEGGGGGRGCGEAPAHLAPLALAPPAALLGATTPDDGAEVDSYDSDDTTALGTLEFDLLYDQASCMLHCRILRAKGLKPMDFNGLADPYVKLHLLPGACKANKLKTKTQRNTLNPVWNEELTYSGITDDDITHKVLRISVCDEDKLSHNEFIGEIRVPLRRLKPSQKKHFNICLERQVPLPSPSSMSAALRGISCYLKELEQAEQGPGLLEERGRILLSLSYSSRRHGLLVGIVRCAHLAAMDVNGYSDPYVKTYLRPDVDKKSKHKTCVKKKTLNPEFNEEFFYEMELSTLATKTLEVTVWDYDIGKSNDFIGGVSLGPGARGEAQKHWRDCLHQPDTAVERWHTLTSELPPAAGALPLA; via the exons ATGAGGGGCCGCAGGGGCGATCGCATGACCATCAACATCCAGGAGCACATGGCCATCAACGTGTGCCCTGGACCCATCAGGCCCATCCGCCAGATCTCCGACTACTTCCCTCGCAGGGGGCCAGGACCAGagggtggcggcggcggcagggGCTGCGGGGAAGCCCCAGCTCATCTGGCCCCTCTGGCTCTGGCCCCCCCTGCGGCTCTCCTTGGGGCCACTACACCCGACGATGGAGCTGAGGTAGACAGCTACGACTCGGATGATACCA CTGCCCTGGGCACGCTGGAATTTGACCTTCTCTATGATCAGGCTTCCTGCATGCTGCACTGTAGAATCCTCAGGGCCAAG GGCCTCAAGCCCATGGATTTCAACGGCCTGGCTGACCCCTATGTAAAGCTGCACCTCCTGCCAGGAGCCTGCAAG GCCAATAAGCTAAAAACCAAGACACAGAGGAACACACTGAACCCAGTGTGGAACGAGGAGCTGACGTACAGTGGAATCACAGATGACGACATCACCCACAAGGTGCTCAG GATCTCGGTCTGTGATGAGGACAAGCTGAGCCACAATGAATTTATTGGGGAGATCCGAGTGCCCCTCCGCCgcctcaagccttcacagaagAAGCATTTTAACATCTGCCTTGAGCGTCAGGTCCCG cttccttcgcCCTCTTCAATGTCTGCGGCGCTGAGGGGCATATCCTGTTACCTGAAGGAG CTAGAGCAGGCAGAGCAGGGACCTGGGCTGTTGGAAGAGCGCGGGCGCATCCTGCTGAGCCTCAGCTACAGCTCTCGGCGGCATGGGCTGCTGGTGGGCATTGTTCGCTGTGCTCACCTGGCTGCAATGGATGTTAACGGCTACTCTGACCCTTATGTGAAGAC GTACTTGAGACCAGACGTGGATAAGAAATCCAAGCATAAGACGTGTGTAAAGAAGAAGACGCTAAACCCGGAATTTAATGAG GAATTCTTCTATGAGATGGAACTCTCCACTCTGGCTACCAAGACCCTGGAAGTCACAGTCTGGGACTACGACATTGGCAAATCCAATGACTTCATAG GTGGTGTGTCTCTGGGGCCAGGAGCCCGGGGAGAGGCCCAGAAACACTGGAGAGACTGTCTACACCAGCCAGACACAGCAGTGGAGCGCTGGCATACCCTGACCAGCGAGCTGCCCCCAGCAGCAGGGGCGTTGCCGTTGGCCTGA
- the Doc2a gene encoding double C2-like domain-containing protein alpha isoform X1, whose translation MWFPRAAGAGLFIFCRRVPRSLRISKPHPRTPREGQRCCMRGRRGDRMTINIQEHMAINVCPGPIRPIRQISDYFPRRGPGPEGGGGGRGCGEAPAHLAPLALAPPAALLGATTPDDGAEVDSYDSDDTTALGTLEFDLLYDQASCMLHCRILRAKGLKPMDFNGLADPYVKLHLLPGACKANKLKTKTQRNTLNPVWNEELTYSGITDDDITHKVLRISVCDEDKLSHNEFIGEIRVPLRRLKPSQKKHFNICLERQVPLPSPSSMSAALRGISCYLKELEQAEQGPGLLEERGRILLSLSYSSRRHGLLVGIVRCAHLAAMDVNGYSDPYVKTYLRPDVDKKSKHKTCVKKKTLNPEFNEEFFYEMELSTLATKTLEVTVWDYDIGKSNDFIGEWRSPPGVREVEERGTDRLACLACSSGGVSLGPGARGEAQKHWRDCLHQPDTAVERWHTLTSELPPAAGALPLA comes from the exons ATGTGGTTTcccagagcagcaggagcaggtcTCTTCATCTTTTGCCGGCGGGTCCCTAGGTCACTGCGGATCTCTAAGCCACACCCACGGACACCCAGGGAGGG CCAGAGGTGCTGCATGAGGGGCCGCAGGGGCGATCGCATGACCATCAACATCCAGGAGCACATGGCCATCAACGTGTGCCCTGGACCCATCAGGCCCATCCGCCAGATCTCCGACTACTTCCCTCGCAGGGGGCCAGGACCAGagggtggcggcggcggcagggGCTGCGGGGAAGCCCCAGCTCATCTGGCCCCTCTGGCTCTGGCCCCCCCTGCGGCTCTCCTTGGGGCCACTACACCCGACGATGGAGCTGAGGTAGACAGCTACGACTCGGATGATACCA CTGCCCTGGGCACGCTGGAATTTGACCTTCTCTATGATCAGGCTTCCTGCATGCTGCACTGTAGAATCCTCAGGGCCAAG GGCCTCAAGCCCATGGATTTCAACGGCCTGGCTGACCCCTATGTAAAGCTGCACCTCCTGCCAGGAGCCTGCAAG GCCAATAAGCTAAAAACCAAGACACAGAGGAACACACTGAACCCAGTGTGGAACGAGGAGCTGACGTACAGTGGAATCACAGATGACGACATCACCCACAAGGTGCTCAG GATCTCGGTCTGTGATGAGGACAAGCTGAGCCACAATGAATTTATTGGGGAGATCCGAGTGCCCCTCCGCCgcctcaagccttcacagaagAAGCATTTTAACATCTGCCTTGAGCGTCAGGTCCCG cttccttcgcCCTCTTCAATGTCTGCGGCGCTGAGGGGCATATCCTGTTACCTGAAGGAG CTAGAGCAGGCAGAGCAGGGACCTGGGCTGTTGGAAGAGCGCGGGCGCATCCTGCTGAGCCTCAGCTACAGCTCTCGGCGGCATGGGCTGCTGGTGGGCATTGTTCGCTGTGCTCACCTGGCTGCAATGGATGTTAACGGCTACTCTGACCCTTATGTGAAGAC GTACTTGAGACCAGACGTGGATAAGAAATCCAAGCATAAGACGTGTGTAAAGAAGAAGACGCTAAACCCGGAATTTAATGAG GAATTCTTCTATGAGATGGAACTCTCCACTCTGGCTACCAAGACCCTGGAAGTCACAGTCTGGGACTACGACATTGGCAAATCCAATGACTTCATAGGTGAGTGGAGGAGTCCACCAGGTGTCAGGGAAGTGGAGGAGAGGGGCACTGACAGGTTGGCCTGCCTTGCCTGTTCTTCAGGTGGTGTGTCTCTGGGGCCAGGAGCCCGGGGAGAGGCCCAGAAACACTGGAGAGACTGTCTACACCAGCCAGACACAGCAGTGGAGCGCTGGCATACCCTGACCAGCGAGCTGCCCCCAGCAGCAGGGGCGTTGCCGTTGGCCTGA